The stretch of DNA GCTGGAATTGATCCTCTGAAATTGCAACTTGAAAAATCCATTCTAGACAACACGGTAAGGTTACAGATAAAATGCGGCAATGTCCGGGAATCGACCAGAAAAATTATTGTTGGAAAGTTGTAGAGTCTGTAATAATAAATAGGAAAACAGAGAGGCTGGAATGCTCCCATTCAGAGAATTATAACGCAATTCAAGTTTCTGCAGATCTTCTTCAAGTAATCACTTAAAGATCTTCTTCAAGTCAGGACAGTCAGGTTCTGCAGTAATTTGATGAATCAATTCATAGAGTATCATGTCCCCTGCCCTTCAAACCCTGCAGATGCAAAGAAATTAGTCTTTAATTCAGACGTTTATTATACCAATTAGAAGCTGAAAAATCAAAGtcaaaattatcaatatcaCTTACTGTTGGAATTCGATGTTGATGAAGGTAGCCGAAAGGTTCGCGATTGTACCAAATGCAGTGGTGGACAGAAACATGGTAGTGGCATTCCTGGATATTGGCTTAGAATCCGAAGTGTTTGCACGATCCACGATCCTTATCTGAATGGTCTCGTCTGGAACGCAGGTTCGTTGAACCTCAGCACTGATGCACCTCACCAAGTATAGCCTCCCACACGATGCCCCATTGTCCCAAATTCCATCTCCGGCCGACGCGAACAAGTTGCTCGACGGGAACTGTCCCTCGTCGTTTCCAAAACAAACTGTAGCTGATTATACATGCGTGCGAATTTAATAACAGTGTTAGTTTTACTATCAAATAATATGGATCGATTTAAATAGGTTGGAATCAGGAGCATAGTAGTCACTGTGCCAACTTACGTGTGTATGGAGGGTCGTAGCGGGCAGCTGTCCCAACATCCCAATAACTCATGCAAATAGTAGGCGcagttgtggatttttttaattatttttgaatagaTCCAAAGTATGCGACCAGTTGTGTTACCAAGCTATGTTATTGTCAGTTCTAATATAGACAAAGTAAAATCTTGGGCCGTCCATACGTTATCTGTTGGGCTTACAAATCACCATCCCCATCATTTATGTTACTACATGGTTGTCACGGGTTCAGGTTCCATCTACTGCTTAACCTTAGGCCCACACATTTATAGTTGACAAAGACTCCTCACATAAGGtggttgaaaacaaaaatagtgcGGTATTTGTTCTACTTATGagtcctatttttttaaaatttgtaaattttggtTCGATTATGTTTCATCAAGttatgttaataatttaaagttcttattagaaatatatataatatttagagaGTCTTATACACTATATAGtgatttacatatttttcaaaagatttaaTAATCTGATATTAGatctttcaaaaaatagaaatttattattattaattaaaaataaggaTTGTTTTTTAcagattaataatttttttaatgattttatacttttttttttaagtgattttatacttttttttttttcctcacgcTCTCTTCTCTGGTGCCCGATTCATCCCACGGACCTCAttttataccttttttttttttttttcccctcacgGTTTCTCTCTTCTCTGGTGCGCGATTCATCCGACGGAGCGATTGTGTTTCAGCCCAGCTCGGCTCTGCCGTGCGTCGGCCAGCGTCACCGCCTCCACCGGCAAgtccccctcacgccggcgaccaacGCAGCCACGACGgatgtcccccacgcgcagctgTGTCTCTCCCCCGCagaaacccatccgaaatgggtttgTCCGATTTCTGTGAACGTgagccgccgtacgcggccacccacgccactgcacctccaccacttcacaccggCGACAACCTCCACCAGACCCGGCCACGCCGGCGACCAACGCAGCCACAACAgatgtcccccacgcgcaacTGTGTCTCTCCCCCgcggaaacccatccgaaatgggtttgTCCGATTTCTGTGAACGTGAgccgccgtacgtggccaccCACGCCACTgcacctccaccacttcacaccggCGACAACCTCCACCAGACCCGGCCACCACGAACCTCCGTTTCTCTCTCCATCGCACACTACCATTCGGACACACACGGCAACTTTCTCTCTCGCTCTTTTCAAACCAAAAGCAAACGAAGAACAAAGAAAACAGATATTGCAAAACAAGAAGAATTGCCGAAGAagggaaacgaagaagaaaaacaaaaagaattgcCGAGAAGAATATGCgagaaatagagaaatatgcgagaaagagaaaaacaaacagCACTGGAAAAATATGGAAAGAAGATATAGAAGtagaattagaataattttgcaTACCAAAGGCATGAAGAATCCTCAAACAGCACtgcaaaatttttttcttcttccacttcaGTCCGAAAAATCTGCAAATGCCTGAAAAGCACGAGATATATATGGACTGCATGCCTTCTATCGACACAGCTTAGATATTTCCGACCGCCACAATATATTGCTAACCAGATGTTGGTACTCAACGAAGAATCAACGAAGAAGTAAAATTGTaactgaaaataaagaaaatatcatgCAGAAGAATGAGACGCAGAAGAATGAGAGATGAAGAGAAAGTGTTGTACGTATACTGTTTtaactgttcattactgtagatGTTATACATGCTTTTAAGTTAATTACTGTAGATGTTATACATGCTTTTAAGTTATAGGCAAGATATATAAGTGGCTATTTAACGGAGTTTAACggaaatatatataagtggctATTTAACGGAGTTTAACggaaatatatataagtgggCTATTTAACCATACTCTCCCGACAGAAACCGAAGCTTCTCTCGACAGAAACCGgaccctctctctctagagACTCGCTCTTTCGAATCCAACTGGGGGAAGGGGAGTTTcggcttcttcttcctcttcctctcctcgcTCTCCCCGCCGTCCCTTCGTCTTCGGTGgttttgttgagtttttttgttttttttttttttttttcaggtttttgGCCGAATAAAGGGGGTAGCCGTTTCGAGCTCCTCCGGTGACCATCGTCCGACACGCACACCACCGGGAGAAGCCTCATCCGCCGATCTTGTGGTCGACTGGATTCGGAGCCAATCGGAGCGGCGCGTTGCGCCGACGCGCGGTTTAAAGGAAACGCGTGGGTTCCCAAACCACTGCGATTCATCTTCGTTTTTGTGTCAGTGCTGTGTGGGTATGGTTTTTGTTGATTCTATTTCTTTTCACTCTGTGGGATGTGAATTTGAaggatggttttttttttcgtttcgtgtggatttttttatttcatttttttgcttGTTAGGTATttgttctccatttttttttgaTGTGAATCTGCTTGTTGGATTTTTGTTCGTCGGTATGGACCATTTTTTGGAATCTGAaggatgttttgattttatttttttcccgtttcgtgtggatttttttatttcggTTTTCCGTGTAATTTTCTACTACTTGTAATTTATAAAAtccgataaaaaaaagtagaaccAGAGTGCTTTAGAGCTTGTCCTTTTCATGTTTGTCTTTTTCCTCCTGTTCTGCTCGTTTCAAGGAGGTGAGATTGTGGTTTATGGgatttggtttttgaaaatgttgtttcTGTTTTGCCTCTATTAGATAGAACTGAGTTGGTTGGTGGTGGTTAATTTTTTAGCTACTTGTGTCCTTTCTGACCAATTATAATAGACaatatctacaaaaataaagaaaaaggaactgGGTTTGGCTTTCTTCATGtaacaattctatttttttttttgtgtttggagACCAGATATTTGACCTAGGGATGATCTGTTTTCGTGATTTGATGTTGAGTAGAAGTTGATAATCCTTAAGTTTGTCAATGTAGCTTGGTCTatgtttaccaataaaaaaagaatcattttccttcaactttcaagtttcaacacaATCGTGTTTATACccaaaaatactttttcatcTCTCCAAGAAAGTTTTCATGTGATTATTATTGGACCCCACTATTCTcataaaaactccaaaaattaataatcgcatttacaaaaacccaaaaaatactcaCAGAACTTTTATACTTAAAGTGGACCCCTTCATTTTTTGCAAACACTAAAAACACTaatctctatcattttcctttccaaacatcTTTTCAATAGACTCCACCACTTTCACAGGCACATAACTGAAAACAGAAGGCCCATCAGATCTCTTGAGGCTTTTATTGAAACATGCGTTCATGATCTATGTTCAGAATTTGCATAGAAGAATTGTTGTTATGTTTGTTTTGTGAACTTTTATTCCTCATGTTCTACCTAGCTATTGCTTTCCTTCCTGTGGTAGTGTGAAAGCTAGCTTATCCATATATGtcaatatatgtgtgtatataggAAATGGGTTAGCATATTGTGTGTGTTATGTGTCTCTATTAAAATACCTTGATGTTATTAACTCTCTTTTGCCCCCATTCAGATCGTAGTGATGGAAGCTAAAGATAGAACACTTGCTGTGGCTTCTGCTTTTACTGGCGGTAATTCCAAAGTTGTCTTGTGCTCGAAATGAAGACTCGAGAGTTAGTTGTATATAGAACCAATTGAATACTTCTGGGTGGTACTGGAGTCAGTTGATCTCTTGTAATACTTCTGAAGTCCAAGAATGTAATGGCATTTTCAGTCTGGTAGTTGTAATATTTCGTATATGATTATGTAATATGAGCTTtacttgtaatattttcatttggatGACAGCCGttactttctattttcttgCCCGTGCTTTCATTCTTCTATGCCCATTCAAAAGCGTCTATAGTGCCATACCCATTAAGATACGTCTGCAAGCTTAAACAACAAGAAgtaccaaaaaaggaaaaaaaaaaaaaaagattcttctCACATTCCTAACCTTTAGGATACTGCTGATATTTGCTCATAAGCTTATAGATGGACTACTACAAAGGAATTATCAAGGTTAAGGATAATTCTGAGTATAGAAATTATGCTTAACAAACCATAAAGCCAAGTTTTTAAACACATCCAAGCATTCAGTATTTCAGGAATTATTATGGTGATCTTTTTGGCAATTTATGAGCCTACATCTACCATGCCCAAACGCTCTTTGCACATCTCCCTTGAAGGCTTGGTCAGAGTTTATTGCGGCAGCTCTTGCCACAAGCTCATTTACATCCAATAACCACCATTTACACCAGCAACGTAATCACCATCAAATTCTCATAACAATAACATGTAAAATCAGTAGCAACATAACGACCATCAATTTCTCATAACCATAACCTGTGAAAAAAAATCACTAGCAACATAACCACCATCACTTCCTCAACTGATAAAAACATTAACTACAACCACAACCATAATCTGATctttagtgaaaaaaaaaattaacacccTTCAGGGTTCCATAATTTACATATTATACATTGGGCTCCATAATCTGATCATTTACATATTACACATTTACAAGTCCACCATAATTTCTTAATGTATAAGACCGACCATCCGGCTTTATTAagtcacaacaaaaaaaatttccatacCCTATTCAACCATTTTGCAATCACATTTTTGGATTCCATACcccatttacaaaaataatttccataCCCCATTTGTTACACCAATTCATCTTAACCAATTGTTGCTCAAACTCAGCCATTGATTTGCACCAAGTCCTAGGCATGCACGGCATTTCATGGAGATATGCAAAATtggaaaattaaaacaaagacAACAAGATTTGAAGATTCCGAGAAGATTATAAAGGTGAAAAATAACCTCACAACCAACCATGCTCATGCTAATGTCAGTCATTTTAAAGTTAATTAGACAATGATGAAATCAGAAACTCACAAACAACAAAAGCAATAGAATAGAAACTCCTGTAGGATAGAAGAGACCACAaagtcttcctttttttttttttttctttttaaaataaaatttcatctcaaagcATTTCTTCATTTTCGTAGCAACAAAAGGCAGGACAAAGCTTATTCCAGCATTGATTTAACTACTGAAAAGTGATAACTGCTGCTACTAATCTTTCAACTTATCATTTTGCACAATTTCCCACATCTATTGCGTATTGAGATAACAAACCTCTTAAATTGAAAGGAGGTCTAAAGGATTGAGATCGTAATTTATGCAGCAAGTAAACCATTTCTTGGCCATATCTTTTGTATTGTTGAGACCAGATGCTCTTCTTCTTGATAATATAGCCTTTTTCCCCCACCTAGTTATTGATTCATATTTTActtcattctcttctttttcattcatattaacGTATTCTTTCATTATTTCTATCTCCATTTGAAGAAGCTCTCATTTTCGTGCCATATGACTGAATATTCATTATCCTAAACCATTGAAGTTACTTCGTTTGTGGAGTAATTCAATAACTTGAGGTCTATGTACCCACATCCATGACAGGTACACCACTTTGTTATCAATTGCTGGAATTAGAAACtcacaaacaacaaaaaacagaaattcacaaaaaacaaatacaatagAAACTCCTTTCATATAGCAGAGACCCCATTGTTTTAGGAAGACTTCTAGTGGCACATTTTGAAGGATTGATTAAGAAAGTTAGAGATCGCATAGAGGGTTGGAAGGCCCAATTGCTTTCAAATGGCTCTCGGCTTTTGcttttaaagcatgttttgcAAAACATTCCTATCCATAGCTTTTCTATTTTACACACTCCGAAAGTGGTATTGGATAAATCGAAGAGACTGATAAGTAGCTTCTTTTGGGGTGTTAGAGATGGGAAGCCTAAGAAACAGTGGAAGGCTTGGGATGAGCTTTGTAAACCAGTTTCAGAGGGGGGTATTAGGCTCAGAAAGTTGCATGACGTGCAGACATCCCTTCATATGAAGTTAGTCTGGAATTTGTTTCAAGGAAAATCGGTTTGGTCGAAATTTTTGGTTGCTAAATATGTCGGTAATAATCATATCTCCTGTGTGGATTCCTCTAAAGGATCGAATTTATGGAAGATGCTTTTAAATAACATGGTTGTTGTACAAGAATTTTCCAAATGGAGGGTGAAAGAAGGGAACATTTCCTTTTGGCAAGACAAATGGTTCAATGATGATCCTCTTATTCAAAGACATGAAGTTCGGGATTTGCTGAATCTACTTGGAAATGTGGAACTATTTGGCCGATTAGTTGGCATGGAATAGTCGGAACAAATATTAGAAGAATTGGGTAGAGTGAAGCAGGGaaattatacttttatttgGTTACCGAATGCCCAAGGAATTTTTTCCACTCGTTCTGCATGGGAATCATGTATCAGGTCTAGAGGCCCAAAAGTGCCTTGGAATAAATGGTTGTGGCATCCtgcacaaccaaaaaaaatgtCTCTAATAATGTGGAAGGCACAAAATAATTGTTTGCCGGTGGATGATCATGTTCGCAGAGCAGGGATTCCATTGGCATCTAAGTGTGATTGCTATGACAATGGGGGATACAAGGATCAGAGTCATGTACTGGCATTTGGGACTTTTGCCAAACAGGTACGGAGCAAATGTTGCTCTACACTTGCTATACCTCGGATGGAAGGTCAAAACTCGAGAGACAAAGTAGAAATATGGTTTAGGCGTGCTAAATTTTCAACTCAACAAGGCCAATTAATTGGTCTTCTTCCTAGCATAATCACTTGAAAGCTATGGACTCGACGATGCATGGCTAGAATGGAAGGAAAACATAAGTCCTTACTTTCGGTGTGGAATCCGATTAAATATTGGTTGGGTTTGATTTGGGAAAATCTGAAGGCTTCTTCCGAATTATCTAAGCGAGATGAGGAGATATTATTGATGATTAATATACCTATCAAGCAAAAACATATATCTTATTTGCCTTTGAAATGGGTGAAACCGAAGGAAGGTTGGCACAAGAAAAACATGGATGGTTGTTCGTTGGGGAACACAGGTTCATCGGGTGCAGACAGAGCTATTTGCTAGAGATTGCAAAGGGAAGTTAATTTCAGGTTTTGCAATAACTACTGGGAGCCTTGTATTCAGCCCAAGGATTTTGGATCTTAGGTTCATGGTGCACCCCTGGCTTTCAAAGTTGTTTTGCACTTGTGCTAGCTATTCATGTCTTGGATAGAAAAGCGAACCATCACCATAAGGATCAATGGTGTTACTCAATATCATTAAGTCATTGACTGCTTAATATCCTTGTGTTgatctaatttattataagcATAATTCATAGCTTATAAACTTTTcatatattctttctttttaaaataattcataactttcataaataaatttcaatatattatgaataataaatataatatatattatttttaaaatatttgcaaCAGATTTAATCAAATTATTATCTAATAGTCTTAGGATTTTTGAATCAATGATTGAAtttttaacaattggtatcagaatAAGGACCACATCACGAGTTCAAGTCACGGAGAGGGCGACCTATAGGCTAGATTAAAATACTTTAGTACTATGTATGGTCAAACACAGTACCAAAGTCATTAAATATTGATAGATGAGTGAATCGGCCAAAAGGGAAAAGGCTACCACCAGGTTAGTGTCAATAGAGTGGGTCGTCGTGGACGCATCTGATTTGAAAGTATAATAGAATATTATGATCATGATGGTTAaatgtttaaccaaattaacATCCAACTTgcatgagtcctaaaatttttggattattGGTTGAGTTTTTAACATTCaataaagtgaaaaagagagaacaaatgCCCCCAACATGCATCATTCTAGGTCTTTAATAATTTGCTCATGATCATGTTCTCGctgcgtgtgtgtgtatatatatatatatgaatttaaatattaatgaacCCTAGACTggtagaatatttttaaaataatatattatatttattatttataatattttggagatttattttgaaagttatgaattattttagaaaaagagatTAAGGAAAGTTTGTAAACTATTGCTTATGGTTATAATAATTTGGGTCCATTGTTATTGTCGAAGTTGTCGAGTGGCTCAGTGGTATTGACTATCACTATCTACCTTGAAGATTGAAGGTAGAGGTTTGAACCACGAGTTCTACTATACAGGTGCCTACTGTTCACCCATCCACCGTACTCCATCCgacgtgtatttttttttttttttttaatgaaaacgTGCGTTTATCTTTTTAGTTTGATTTCAATTTCCCCGACCAGCGTTACCGTCTCCGCGTCGCGCGTTACGCCCGTGTAACACTGCGTCGTCTCCTTGATGCGATCGCCGTCTACCTTCATACCCGCCGTCTCCTTCCCCGAGTTCGCTTCGTCTCCCTTCCCCCGTGTTCTGCTTCGTCTCCCTTCCCCCGCGTTCTGCGTCGTCGCCTTCCCCCGCGTTCTCTCCTCCACTCCCCCAGCTGGTGTCCTTTCGCCGCCGGCCTCACCATCTGCCAGCCCCGTGCGTCTCCATCACTCCGGGAGTGCGTGGGTGGCTCCATCACGGCGTATAGCACCGAGTGACGTTAAATCCACCGAGTGCGTGGCTCCTCCACTGGGTTGCTGCTGCCGAGAGCCACTGTAAgggtaagaaataaaaaagaatgagtttTTATTTGATAAACCGTGACGTGGAGTACTCGTGGGATAGAACCGGGTTCGGGCACGTCAGGAGTGCGGCGTGTGGTCAGGGAACCGGGGGTTGGATAGAATATTTCTTGAAGCACACCTCTATCAAAgaggagttttaattatttgtacaaaGGATGGCCCCCCTACGTTGAGTTTCGAACCCGTGCGTGATGGTTGGTCGGGAAGCAGCATAACCATTGGGCTAAGTCCAACTTATGTATTAGTTGGCAGCATATGTAATTCATATACCTGTTCGCATCAAAttacagaaaaatgaaaagttataacttttcaTTCACATCCTTTGGTTATCTATAAAGAGACCTATTGGCCTACGAATTTAACAGAGATTACAGAAGAAAGTAGGCAATTtcgaaattctctctctcccaaaagtttacatttcttcaaaacttgttattAGGATCTGTTCATTCTGCAgataacatatttataatctcttggttgaatagcaaaatttGAGGGTATTCGGGatctaatttcgtgtgtgcataacgcagttagacaaacaggcttgttctgggcttcattgtatctCGGAAGCAAATTCACTTGTAATCcgtgtgcataccgttattggtggggacgaatattgtcttaaggaaaaCGACATTCGTAACgcgccttgaagcaaacttttctctcactatttatTGTTTTGTAACCCATTTGTACCAACATAGACCAGAATCCATGCAAACGCtatcatcatatataatatgtaaatatgttggagaaataatataatttaggcaACATTATTGTTCCAATCTCAgccattatttatatatatatgcatgcaatgtaCGTGGCACAACTTAACAGATAGAATCGATCCTGCATGCAGCATGACGCCACGAATTATTCAACTATATTTGGTTTTTGGAGGACAACTAGTACTACAAGTACCCGAACATGACCATGTAAAAATacgaaaatacatgctagaaacTAGAATCTAAATAGTAATACGgaatatgaaaatggtgaaGATGTACCTACGGAAGCCATGTTTGGAGAATGCAGACAGACAGATATTCCCTTCCTTGCTCCTCATAAAttatcagctatcaatggggTAAGTCAatggacatatggagaggaggagggacctagtcccttataaatgaaaacttatggagtccacccattaaggactcaaattCCAATGGAtctataaaaatttcagaataaaGACCTTTGAGTTtccaggcctacatacgtaattataccacaatataaatatgatataatcctatattactaaAGTGCAATAAATtccaaatgatcactcaacttaatgggttaaaacaaaataccattgtgagctatatatatatatatatgtctaacccgttttataaaacatgcaatcaaatgaagcccatatCTAAAATTATTCTAACAGGCCAACCATACGCCAACTGCTCTTTCAACCGCTGCTTCGAACAAAGATATTGCAGATCATTTTCtgattaattaaaacaaaaacaaaattattctcTCCCACAAAAagtacttgaaaataaaaacctgatcatcatcacatatatatatatatatatataatgtatatgttATACAGAGTTAagttgactatatatatatatatatgtatgttagaTTAGGGctgtgcatgatatatatatatatatataatatatatatagctttatttat from Juglans regia cultivar Chandler chromosome 4, Walnut 2.0, whole genome shotgun sequence encodes:
- the LOC108995135 gene encoding EG45-like domain containing protein 2, whose product is MSYWDVGTAARYDPPYTPTVCFGNDEGQFPSSNLFASAGDGIWDNGASCGRLYLVRCISAEVQRTCVPDETIQIRIVDRANTSDSKPISRNATTMFLSTTAFGTIANLSATFINIEFQQ